One window of the Allorhizobium ampelinum S4 genome contains the following:
- a CDS encoding class I SAM-dependent DNA methyltransferase: protein MHGIQPAFGPLSPGQRSSGDITADRRADYARMLSESGDHAAAAELMEQALELAPAWVAGWFLLGEYRAKAGLIETAADAYRQVLTLDPEDIFAAGLKLVLIGAQAMPEKPPSRYVAALFDDYADRFDTALVDKLDYRVPKKLAAMISRIGGADRRYRRTVDFGCGTGLLGMELRPWVDHLEGYDLSSAMLTKAREKQIYDDLAIADLSLDAEACGLFGPAKGEGRGRADLVTAADVLMYLGALSGVFSLAADLLERGGYFAFSVEKQRGEESFSLAQSLRYQHSEAYVVCELEAKGFTLLESQQEVIRMDGGKPIQGILFVAAKTG, encoded by the coding sequence ATGCACGGCATTCAGCCCGCCTTTGGCCCTCTCTCTCCTGGACAACGCTCTTCCGGCGATATCACTGCTGACCGCCGCGCTGATTATGCCCGGATGCTCTCGGAAAGCGGCGATCACGCCGCTGCCGCAGAGCTGATGGAACAGGCGCTGGAACTCGCCCCGGCCTGGGTGGCGGGGTGGTTTCTGCTGGGGGAATACCGGGCCAAAGCGGGCTTGATCGAGACGGCAGCGGATGCCTATCGGCAGGTGCTGACACTCGACCCCGAGGATATTTTTGCCGCTGGGCTGAAACTGGTGCTGATCGGTGCGCAAGCCATGCCGGAAAAGCCGCCGAGCCGCTATGTGGCAGCGCTGTTTGACGATTATGCCGACCGCTTCGACACAGCCCTCGTGGACAAGCTGGACTACCGGGTGCCGAAAAAGCTGGCGGCGATGATTTCACGGATTGGTGGTGCGGACCGACGCTATCGCCGCACTGTGGATTTCGGCTGTGGCACCGGCTTGCTGGGCATGGAACTGCGGCCATGGGTCGATCACCTTGAGGGCTACGATCTATCCTCGGCCATGCTGACCAAGGCACGGGAAAAACAGATCTACGATGATCTGGCGATCGCGGATTTGTCGCTTGATGCGGAGGCCTGCGGTCTGTTTGGTCCCGCAAAGGGCGAGGGAAGAGGGCGGGCGGATCTGGTCACGGCAGCCGATGTGCTGATGTATCTCGGCGCATTGTCCGGCGTCTTTTCGCTTGCTGCGGATCTTCTGGAACGGGGCGGCTATTTCGCCTTTTCCGTCGAAAAACAGCGGGGAGAGGAGAGTTTCAGCCTGGCGCAATCGCTGCGCTACCAGCATAGCGAGGCCTATGTGGTCTGCGAACTGGAAGCCAAAGGCTTTACCCTGCTCGAAAGCCAGCAGGAGGTCATTCGCATGGATGGCGGAAAACCCATCCAAGGCATTCTGTTTGTTGCGGCCAAGACGGGCTGA
- a CDS encoding YitT family protein, with amino-acid sequence MALMSNLFGIWNDNPTRHNRAEDIQGIICGTMISALGLYLIAKIGLVTSGIAGLAFVIHYWTGWSFGLVFFLLNMPFYILSIKRVGWDFTLKTFVAVALTSFLVEIESRFIVIESINPVWGAILAGLLLGFGLLALYRHRASLGGIGILAVFVQDRFGIQAGLVQLAFDVVVMALAFTVVSPWVVGCSIIGAVVLNVFVLINHRSDRYIALR; translated from the coding sequence ATGGCATTGATGAGCAATCTGTTCGGCATCTGGAACGATAATCCCACCCGTCACAACCGGGCCGAGGATATCCAGGGCATTATCTGCGGAACAATGATTTCGGCGCTCGGCCTCTATCTGATTGCCAAGATTGGTCTCGTCACCAGCGGCATCGCGGGTCTTGCCTTCGTCATCCATTACTGGACGGGCTGGAGCTTCGGTCTGGTGTTCTTCCTGCTCAACATGCCTTTCTACATTCTCTCCATCAAACGGGTCGGCTGGGACTTTACCCTCAAAACCTTCGTGGCCGTGGCGCTGACCTCGTTTCTCGTCGAAATCGAAAGCCGTTTCATCGTCATCGAGAGCATCAACCCAGTCTGGGGCGCTATCCTCGCGGGTCTCCTGCTCGGCTTCGGCCTGCTGGCTCTCTACCGCCACCGCGCCAGCCTCGGCGGCATCGGCATCCTCGCGGTCTTCGTCCAGGACCGTTTCGGCATCCAGGCGGGATTGGTGCAATTGGCCTTTGATGTCGTGGTCATGGCCCTCGCATTTACCGTGGTCAGCCCGTGGGTGGTTGGCTGCTCGATTATCGGGGCAGTGGTGCTGAATGTGTTCGTGCTGATCAACCATCGGTCGGATCGGTATATTGCGTTGCGGTGA
- a CDS encoding alpha/beta hydrolase family protein, whose translation MKVGRCLLAAVLILTAGQANSAGLKSFDIPADAQGPLLKAVEWSPCAKPDGEIKAGPFILPGVRDCPVEGENRPLIVISHGFGGTNLSHHDTAEALADAGFVVVAINHPDDTAANKERQHNLKALISRPVDVKRVIDFMLGSSPDAARIDPQSIGFFGFSRGGYTGLVLAGANPDFRSLPSQCQDQNAASCDHANQNSLPKQALQHDPRIKAFVIADPLSSFFSAPSSVQNVTAPIQMWGSQYGGDGVSPENLLTVASNLPDKPDFHTVPNSEHFAFLTICPAELIRNLPELCTDRQGFDRAAFHQEFNRQVIAFFKAHL comes from the coding sequence ATGAAGGTTGGAAGGTGTCTCCTTGCTGCGGTGCTTATTTTGACCGCTGGGCAGGCGAATAGTGCGGGATTGAAGTCCTTCGACATTCCTGCCGATGCGCAAGGCCCCCTGCTGAAAGCTGTGGAGTGGTCGCCCTGTGCAAAGCCAGATGGAGAGATCAAGGCTGGCCCCTTTATTCTTCCGGGAGTTCGAGACTGTCCGGTTGAGGGAGAAAATCGACCACTGATTGTGATTTCCCATGGCTTTGGCGGCACCAATCTCAGCCATCATGACACAGCAGAGGCATTGGCGGACGCAGGATTTGTCGTTGTGGCGATCAATCACCCTGACGATACCGCTGCAAATAAAGAGAGACAGCATAATCTCAAGGCTTTGATCAGTCGCCCGGTAGACGTGAAGCGGGTCATCGACTTCATGCTCGGTTCTTCCCCGGATGCGGCCAGGATTGATCCTCAGTCTATCGGCTTTTTCGGATTTTCCCGAGGCGGATATACTGGGCTTGTTCTGGCAGGGGCGAACCCTGATTTTCGAAGCTTGCCTTCGCAGTGCCAAGATCAGAATGCAGCATCCTGTGATCACGCAAACCAGAATTCATTGCCAAAACAGGCCTTGCAACATGATCCGCGTATCAAAGCTTTTGTGATCGCCGATCCACTCAGCAGTTTTTTTTCTGCGCCAAGCAGCGTGCAGAATGTCACTGCACCCATCCAGATGTGGGGCTCTCAATATGGCGGAGATGGTGTGTCGCCAGAAAACCTTCTGACTGTTGCTAGCAATTTGCCTGACAAACCTGACTTTCATACCGTGCCAAACTCTGAACATTTTGCATTTTTGACCATCTGCCCCGCAGAACTGATTAGAAATCTGCCGGAGCTTTGCACCGATAGACAGGGCTTTGATCGGGCTGCATTTCATCAAGAGTTTAATAGGCAGGTCATCGCATTTTTTAAGGCGCATCTATAG
- a CDS encoding YagU family protein translates to MLENKVNRQVIVWTTLVGGFISSLVKWGSEVNMPPRVPGEVSPPGAHIDAWLGGFGFNSHSLDYIYQGVTVPGAVTLYHWLFSFAFALVYVFASAYWPKIRLWYGAFYGLIITVVMHGFLIPLLGFRNPVYANGATGWLWNLNAFELWSEILGHIYWSVSIEICMIAVLAYFARPIQGDWVKA, encoded by the coding sequence ATGTTGGAAAACAAGGTCAATCGACAGGTTATTGTCTGGACCACCCTTGTCGGTGGTTTCATCAGTTCACTGGTCAAATGGGGATCTGAGGTCAATATGCCGCCGCGCGTGCCGGGCGAAGTGTCACCTCCGGGGGCTCATATCGATGCATGGCTTGGAGGATTTGGCTTCAATTCGCATTCGCTCGATTACATCTATCAGGGCGTCACCGTGCCTGGAGCTGTCACGCTGTATCACTGGCTGTTCAGTTTCGCCTTTGCCCTGGTCTATGTCTTTGCTTCCGCCTATTGGCCGAAGATCAGGCTCTGGTACGGCGCTTTTTATGGATTGATCATCACCGTGGTGATGCATGGATTTCTTATCCCGTTGCTCGGCTTTCGAAATCCGGTTTATGCCAATGGCGCCACAGGATGGCTGTGGAACCTCAACGCCTTTGAGCTTTGGAGCGAGATCCTCGGCCATATCTATTGGTCGGTCTCGATTGAAATTTGCATGATTGCGGTTCTTGCCTATTTCGCCAGGCCTATTCAGGGCGATTGGGTCAAGGCTTAA